In bacterium, the genomic stretch CACTGGACTACATACGAAGGAGACCCGAGCAGAATTCTTGCTTTCTTTCCGTACTTTGATCCCGCAATTTCATTAAGCCAGGCCACTTCCGGACCTCCAGAGATACAAGTCGATGAACCGGAACGTGACCCGGCCTTGATTTTCAAAGCGCTGGGAGACACGACTCGGTACGCGATGGTGGCTCTGCTGGCTAGAGATCCCCTGACCTCCGCAGATCTTGCAAAGGCAATCGCCTTATCCAGGCCAACTGTCTCACATCACATTCAGGTTTTGCGAGAAGCAGGACTGCTGGAAGAAAAACTTCAGGGTAATGCTGTTCTGCTTTCTCTGAGACGCGAAGTTTTTGAAACTCTTTCGGATCTGGTAACGCAAAAATTGTTTCATTCCGAAGAAACAATCGATCTGAAAAAAACAAGGACTAAATGACCGTCAAATAAAAGCGGAAAGCAGTGAAACTGATCTCGTTCATTCTGTTGAATGCGGTGTTTCTCTCGCTTTCTCTTTTTGCGGAGGATTCCATTCAAATTCCTCCACGGATAACAAATCCACCGAGAATCGATGGCAATTTGGATGAGGAGGTATGGAAGGGGGCGTTGGTTGTTTCGGATTTCAAACAAAGACTTCCAAGGGAAGGTTCGACCCCTACGGAACAAACGGACATGCTGATTTTGTACACCGAAAGATCTCTTTTTCTGGGCTTTCGAGCTTACGATAGCCAACCTCAAAAAATCGTCGCCACCGTGATGAAACGGGACGACTTCGATCTCGTTCAAAACGACCAGCTGGCTTTCGCCATCGACTCGTACAACGATGGAAGAAACGGTTACTGGTTTTCGACAAATCCTCTGGGAGCTCGCGTGGATGCTCAATTTGCAAATGAAGGCGACCTGTGGGAACCCAACTGGAACGGGATTTGGGAATGCAAGAGCCAAATCACCGATCAGGGGTGGATTGCAGAAGTTGAGGTTCCCTTTTCAACGCTTCGTTTTCACAAAGCAAGCATAAACATCATGGGAATTAATTTCTTCCGGCGGATAATTCGGACCAATGAACAGATCTTTGCGCCGTTGATTCCGCTGCAATTATCGAACGGGACACCGAACGTCTCCGCAGCAAGAAAGTATCGATTCGAAGCAATACAGAGCGGAGATCATTTGTTCGTCAAACCATACGCTCTCAGCGGCTTTTCAGCGGAAACAGGAAATACGGAAGCTGAAAAAGATGCTGGCCTGGATATCAGGTATCAGTTGACAAACAATTTGATTTCCAACTTCTCAGCAAACATGGATTTTGCGGAAGCGGATGTTGACGACCGGCAGGTAAATTTGACTCGATTCCGGCTCTTTTTTCCGGAAAAGCGAGAATTCTTTCTGGAAAGCGCCGGCAATTTTCAATTTGGAATTCCGGGAGAAACCGAGATCTTTTTTAGCAGAAGGATCGGCCTTTCGGAAGACGGAACAGAAACAGTCCCGATTCTTTTTGGCGCAAAGCTCACCGGAAAAATCAACCGTCTGGATATCGGCGCGTTGAATGTTCAGACACGTTCAGACTCTGGCTTTCCCGCAGACAATTTCGCTGTTCTCCGTTTGAAAGCTGGAATCAGTTGCCGATCCTATATCGGCAGCATCTTAACAAATCGCTCCACCGACGGACTTTCTTCCAAACAGACCTTAGGAGTGGACATCAATATTCATTTGTGGAACGAAATTTTCTTGACTGGCTTCGCGACAGGAAATCATTCTTCCCAGGACGGTATGAGTTTTTCCGATTCTACAGCCTTCGATTTGAATCTTTCACGAAGTGGCGAACGAACCTCCTTCCGAATTCGTTACTCGGACATTGATGCAGGCTTTGATCCTGCAATCGGATTTGTGCAGAGACCCGACACGCGCCGCCTGTCCGGCAACCTCTTTCTTCCCTACTACACAAAATCAGGACCCTTGCTAAGTCTTACGCCCGGCTATGAACTAATCCGTGAAGAAGACCATGCAGGCACGCAGACTCTTCTGTTCCATGAAGCTTCGATAAAAGCGCTTTTTCAAAGCGAGGATCAATTCCGATTTTTTGCAAGCCGGAATGAAGAACTTGTTCCCGTAGAATTTCCAATCTTTCGAACCATTACAGTGCCTGCGGGAAATTATCTCGACACGCGCTTTGGAATGGAGATCTCGACGAAACCTGGAAGGAACATTTCAGGCACTCTGTCCGTTTCTCATGGAGGTTTCTATGACGGTTCCCGTCTTGAACTCAGCCCTTCCATCCTTTGGAAAATCAGTGAACACCTGACCGTTTCTCAAAATTTTGTTTCAAACTTTGTTGGATTGGATCAAGAGGACTTTCACATTTATCTGTCACGGACCCGAATCAGCTATTCGCTGAACACAAGTCTTTCCTCATCGGCAGTTCTTCAGTACGATAATTCTTCCCAGGAGTTTGGATTGAACTGGCGCGCTGGCTATCTCTTCAAGGAAGGGACTGAGCTGTTTATCGTCTACAACGAAATCATGGATAGAGCCACTTACACTGACCTTCCTGTTCGCAGGGACAGATCACTTCTGATCAAATTCACGTACCTTCTCAGGATCTAGTGTCCTGTCCCATCTAAAACTTTCCATTTTGGCGCGAGCGCCATGCAGGCAGATGCAAGGCGCCGCGACGCAGTCGATGCCCCAGCGCATCGTCGAGGAGCGGCAACGCAGCAGATGCCTGTCCGCCCCCGCGCCCCTCGAGGGCTGCGGCTCGCAGGCTCGCTGGCTTCGTTGCTCGCTCGTTACATACCGCAGAGGGTATGCGCCTCGCTCGCGCCTCGCCATCAAGCCTGCGAGCCAGCAGCAAAATGCAAGTTTTAGATGGGACAGGACACTAGAAAGCACCCCTGGATGTTTTGGATGGTTGTGGCCCGAATAAAAGCGGAACGATCCTGCTATCCAATCGGGCGCTTAAATCAACTGTTCCACTAAAAACTTCGGCATACTGATCACC encodes the following:
- a CDS encoding carbohydrate binding family 9 domain-containing protein: MKLISFILLNAVFLSLSLFAEDSIQIPPRITNPPRIDGNLDEEVWKGALVVSDFKQRLPREGSTPTEQTDMLILYTERSLFLGFRAYDSQPQKIVATVMKRDDFDLVQNDQLAFAIDSYNDGRNGYWFSTNPLGARVDAQFANEGDLWEPNWNGIWECKSQITDQGWIAEVEVPFSTLRFHKASINIMGINFFRRIIRTNEQIFAPLIPLQLSNGTPNVSAARKYRFEAIQSGDHLFVKPYALSGFSAETGNTEAEKDAGLDIRYQLTNNLISNFSANMDFAEADVDDRQVNLTRFRLFFPEKREFFLESAGNFQFGIPGETEIFFSRRIGLSEDGTETVPILFGAKLTGKINRLDIGALNVQTRSDSGFPADNFAVLRLKAGISCRSYIGSILTNRSTDGLSSKQTLGVDINIHLWNEIFLTGFATGNHSSQDGMSFSDSTAFDLNLSRSGERTSFRIRYSDIDAGFDPAIGFVQRPDTRRLSGNLFLPYYTKSGPLLSLTPGYELIREEDHAGTQTLLFHEASIKALFQSEDQFRFFASRNEELVPVEFPIFRTITVPAGNYLDTRFGMEISTKPGRNISGTLSVSHGGFYDGSRLELSPSILWKISEHLTVSQNFVSNFVGLDQEDFHIYLSRTRISYSLNTSLSSSAVLQYDNSSQEFGLNWRAGYLFKEGTELFIVYNEIMDRATYTDLPVRRDRSLLIKFTYLLRI